The Streptomyces sp. NBC_00670 genome window below encodes:
- the rpsT gene encoding 30S ribosomal protein S20 encodes MANIKSQIKRNKTNEKARLRNKAVKSSLKTAIRKAREAAAAGDVEKATEYQRVAARELDKAVSKGVIHKNQAANKKSALATKVAALKG; translated from the coding sequence GTGGCGAACATCAAGTCCCAGATCAAGCGGAACAAGACGAACGAGAAGGCGCGGCTGCGCAACAAGGCCGTGAAGTCCTCGCTCAAGACCGCGATCCGCAAGGCTCGCGAGGCCGCTGCCGCGGGTGACGTCGAGAAGGCCACCGAGTACCAGCGCGTTGCCGCGCGGGAGCTCGACAAGGCCGTCTCGAAGGGCGTCATCCACAAGAACCAGGCCGCCAACAAGAAGTCGGCCCTGGCCACCAAGGTGGCGGCGCTGAAGGGCTGA
- a CDS encoding response regulator, which yields MNPEQRAGGTAEDRAGILLVDDMEDNLIALEAVLGSLNEPLVRARSGEEALKALLRQRFAVVLLDIRMPGMDGFETATHIKRLDQTKDVPIIFLTGTDSDAGYAFRGYATGAADYLTKPFDPWVLRAKVSVFLDLHRKNRQLERMLAREQRQFEQLSAHLDELDTHLSSHPAQDIFELRHHVRRMEETLRQLRST from the coding sequence ATGAACCCTGAGCAGAGGGCCGGCGGCACGGCCGAGGACCGCGCCGGGATCCTCCTGGTCGACGACATGGAGGACAACCTGATCGCCCTGGAGGCCGTGCTCGGTTCCCTCAACGAGCCGCTGGTCCGCGCGCGGTCGGGCGAGGAGGCGTTGAAGGCGCTGCTCAGGCAGCGGTTCGCGGTGGTGCTCCTGGACATCCGGATGCCGGGCATGGACGGCTTCGAGACGGCCACGCACATCAAACGGCTCGACCAGACCAAGGACGTGCCGATCATCTTCCTGACCGGCACGGACTCGGACGCGGGCTACGCGTTCCGCGGCTACGCCACCGGGGCGGCCGACTACCTCACCAAGCCGTTCGACCCCTGGGTGCTGCGGGCCAAGGTGAGCGTCTTCCTTGATCTGCACCGCAAGAACCGCCAGCTGGAGCGGATGCTGGCCCGCGAACAACGCCAGTTCGAACAGCTCTCGGCCCATCTGGACGAGCTCGACACGCACCTGTCCTCGCACCCGGCCCAGGACATCTTCGAGCTCCGCCACCACGTCCGCCGCATGGAGGAGACCCTGCGGCAGCTGCGCAGCACGTGA
- a CDS encoding ComEA family DNA-binding protein has protein sequence MAEALRVRAEALFTDGAVAGRRTPVPAPPAEDRLPPPGTHPFFTEAEAAGPEPGRDEAGHGPPWAAEPSLDRERGRSTGTAVAEVEAEVSDTDDVPGTDAVPETAVVPRPTWRERVGLAVRERTPLWLRTRCGLERRSLAALAVLLVVAAVLAGGHFWSGRTEEVTAPQPVRAAAPYGGHGGDGTGASAGPSPRARDAKAPGVPAAAGSSPGATVVVDVSGKVRHPGVQRLPAGSRVADALRAAGGVRSGTDLDTLNRARVLVDGEQVVVGGPAPAPAPGAAPAPAPGSQGAGAAPGGAGPASPVSLNAATADQLDTLPGVGPVLAQHIIDYRTQHGGFTSVDQLREVTGIGDRRFADLRELVRP, from the coding sequence GTGGCCGAGGCACTGCGGGTGCGCGCGGAGGCCCTCTTCACGGACGGCGCCGTGGCGGGCCGTCGCACGCCCGTGCCGGCACCACCGGCCGAGGACCGGCTGCCGCCGCCGGGGACGCACCCCTTCTTCACGGAGGCGGAGGCGGCGGGACCGGAACCGGGGCGGGACGAGGCGGGGCACGGGCCCCCGTGGGCGGCGGAGCCGTCGCTGGACCGTGAACGGGGGAGGAGCACGGGGACGGCCGTTGCCGAGGTCGAGGCCGAGGTGTCCGACACGGATGACGTGCCCGGTACGGATGCCGTACCCGAGACGGCTGTCGTGCCCCGGCCGACCTGGCGGGAGCGGGTGGGGCTCGCGGTGCGCGAGCGGACGCCGCTGTGGCTGCGGACCCGGTGCGGACTGGAACGCAGGAGCCTTGCGGCGCTCGCGGTCCTGCTCGTGGTGGCCGCGGTCCTCGCCGGCGGACACTTCTGGTCCGGTCGCACCGAGGAGGTCACGGCACCGCAGCCGGTACGGGCGGCGGCCCCGTACGGCGGGCACGGCGGTGACGGCACGGGAGCGAGCGCGGGGCCGTCGCCACGTGCCCGGGATGCCAAGGCACCGGGAGTACCCGCGGCGGCGGGGAGCAGCCCCGGTGCGACGGTCGTCGTCGACGTCAGCGGCAAGGTGCGGCATCCGGGCGTCCAGCGGCTGCCCGCGGGTTCCCGGGTCGCGGACGCCCTGCGCGCGGCCGGTGGAGTGCGCTCCGGCACGGATCTCGACACCCTGAACCGCGCCCGGGTTTTGGTGGACGGCGAACAGGTCGTGGTCGGCGGACCGGCGCCCGCCCCGGCGCCCGGTGCCGCGCCCGCGCCCGCGCCGGGCTCCCAAGGCGCCGGAGCGGCACCCGGCGGTGCGGGACCGGCGAGCCCCGTGTCCCTGAACGCCGCCACCGCCGACCAGTTGGACACGCTGCCGGGCGTGGGCCCGGTCCTCGCCCAGCACATCATCGACTACCGCACACAGCACGGCGGTTTCACGTCGGTCGACCAACTGCGCGAGGTGACCGGCATTGGGGACCGACGGTTCGCGGACCTGCGGGAGCTGGTGCGGCCATGA
- the lepA gene encoding translation elongation factor 4 has translation MPAIPSHVPEPSRTDPALIRNFCIIAHIDHGKSTLADRMLQLTGVVEQRQMRAQYLDRMDIERERGITIKSQAVRLPWAPTHDKSATHILNMIDTPGHVDFTYEVSRSLAACEGTILLVDAAQGIEAQTLANLYLAMENDLTIIPVLNKIDLPAAQPEKFAEELANLIGCDPGDVLKVSAKTGLGVEALLDKVVEQIPAPVGVADAPARAMIFDSVYDSYRGVVTYVRVVDGQLNKRERIRMMSTGATHELLEIGTNSPEMLPADGLGVGEVGYLITGVKDVRQSKVGDTITSQSKGAEEALGGYKDPKPMVFSGLYPLDGSDYPDLREALDKLQLNDAALVYEPETSAALGFGFRVGFLGLLHLDVIRERLEREFGLDLIATAPNVVYRVIMEDGTEHTVTNPSEFPEGKIDEVYEPVVRATILAPTEFIGAIMELCQTRRGTLLGMDYLSEDRVEIRYTLPLAEIVFDFFDQLKSKTRGYASLDYEPTGEQSSSLVKVDILLHGDKVDAFSAITHKDQAYAYGVRLVAKLRELIPRQNFEVPVQAAIGSRVIARETIRAIRKDVLAKCYGGDISRKRKLLEKQKEGKKRMKMVGSVEVPQEAFIAVLSSDDGGGAGKGKK, from the coding sequence GTGCCCGCGATCCCCAGCCACGTGCCCGAGCCGAGCCGTACCGACCCGGCGCTGATCCGCAATTTCTGCATCATCGCGCACATCGACCACGGCAAGTCCACGCTCGCCGACCGGATGCTCCAGCTGACCGGTGTCGTCGAGCAGCGGCAGATGCGCGCCCAGTACCTCGACCGCATGGACATCGAGCGCGAGCGCGGCATCACGATCAAGTCCCAGGCGGTGCGCCTGCCGTGGGCCCCCACCCACGACAAGAGCGCCACGCACATCCTCAACATGATCGACACCCCCGGGCACGTCGACTTCACCTATGAGGTGTCGCGGTCGCTCGCCGCCTGCGAGGGGACGATCCTCCTCGTCGACGCCGCCCAGGGCATCGAGGCGCAGACCCTCGCCAACCTCTACCTGGCGATGGAGAACGACCTCACGATCATCCCGGTGCTCAACAAGATCGACCTGCCGGCCGCGCAGCCGGAGAAGTTCGCCGAGGAGCTGGCCAACCTCATCGGCTGCGACCCCGGTGACGTGCTCAAGGTCTCCGCCAAGACCGGACTCGGCGTCGAGGCGCTGCTGGACAAGGTGGTCGAGCAGATCCCGGCCCCGGTCGGCGTCGCCGACGCGCCCGCCCGCGCGATGATCTTCGACTCGGTCTACGACTCCTACCGGGGCGTCGTCACCTACGTCCGGGTCGTCGACGGACAGCTCAACAAGCGCGAGCGGATCCGGATGATGTCCACCGGCGCCACGCACGAGCTGCTGGAGATCGGCACCAACTCGCCCGAGATGCTCCCGGCCGACGGCCTGGGCGTCGGCGAGGTGGGCTACCTCATCACCGGGGTGAAGGACGTCCGGCAGTCCAAGGTCGGTGACACGATCACCAGCCAGTCCAAGGGCGCCGAGGAGGCGCTGGGCGGCTACAAGGACCCCAAGCCCATGGTCTTCTCCGGGCTCTACCCGCTGGACGGCTCGGACTACCCCGACCTGCGCGAGGCCCTGGACAAGCTCCAGCTCAACGACGCCGCCCTCGTCTACGAGCCGGAGACCTCCGCCGCGCTCGGCTTTGGCTTCCGCGTCGGCTTCCTGGGGCTGCTGCACCTGGACGTGATCCGCGAGCGGCTCGAACGCGAATTCGGGCTCGATCTGATCGCCACCGCACCCAACGTGGTCTACCGCGTGATCATGGAGGACGGCACCGAGCACACCGTCACCAACCCGAGCGAGTTCCCCGAGGGGAAGATCGACGAGGTCTACGAGCCGGTCGTACGGGCCACCATCCTCGCGCCGACCGAGTTCATCGGCGCGATCATGGAGCTGTGCCAGACCCGCCGCGGCACCCTGCTCGGCATGGACTACCTCTCCGAGGACCGCGTCGAGATCCGCTACACGCTCCCGCTCGCCGAGATCGTGTTCGACTTCTTCGACCAGCTGAAGTCCAAGACGCGCGGCTACGCCTCCCTCGACTACGAGCCCACCGGCGAGCAGTCCTCCAGCCTGGTCAAGGTCGACATCCTGCTGCACGGCGACAAGGTCGACGCCTTCTCGGCCATCACCCACAAGGACCAGGCGTACGCGTACGGCGTACGGCTCGTCGCCAAGCTGCGCGAGCTGATCCCGCGGCAGAACTTCGAGGTGCCGGTCCAGGCCGCCATCGGCTCCCGGGTGATCGCCCGCGAGACCATCCGCGCCATCCGCAAGGACGTCCTCGCCAAGTGCTACGGCGGTGACATCTCCCGCAAGCGGAAGCTGCTGGAGAAGCAGAAGGAAGGCAAGAAGCGGATGAAGATGGTGGGTTCCGTGGAGGTTCCCCAGGAGGCCTTCATCGCCGTCCTGTCCAGCGACGACGGCGGCGGGGCCGGCAAGGGCAAGAAGTAG
- the holA gene encoding DNA polymerase III subunit delta, translated as MARKTATDDPLAPVTLAVGQEDLLLDRAVREVVAAARAADADTDVRDLTPDQLPPGTLAELTSPSLFAERKVVVVRNAQDLSADTVKEFKAYFGSPVEEITLVLLHAGGAKGKGLLDAARKSGLAREVACPKMTKPADRLAFVRGEFRTQGRSATPEACQALVDAIGSDLRELASAVSQLVADVEGTIDEAVVGRYYTGRAEASSFTVADRAVEGRAAEALEALRWSLATGVAPVLITSALAQGVRGIGKLLGARGGRPADLARELGMPPWKIDRVRQQMRGWTPDGVAVAMRAVAEADAGVKGGGEDVGYALEKAVVAIARAARSRGGRG; from the coding sequence ATGGCCAGGAAGACCGCAACAGACGACCCTCTCGCCCCCGTCACCCTTGCCGTGGGCCAGGAGGACCTCCTGCTCGACCGTGCCGTACGGGAGGTGGTGGCCGCCGCCAGGGCCGCCGACGCCGACACGGACGTACGTGACCTCACCCCGGACCAGCTTCCGCCCGGCACGCTCGCCGAGCTGACCAGTCCGTCGCTCTTCGCCGAGCGCAAGGTCGTCGTCGTACGCAACGCACAGGATCTTTCCGCCGACACGGTCAAGGAGTTCAAGGCGTACTTCGGCTCGCCCGTCGAGGAGATCACCCTCGTGCTGCTGCACGCGGGCGGAGCCAAGGGCAAGGGCCTGCTGGACGCGGCCCGCAAGTCCGGACTGGCACGCGAGGTGGCGTGCCCGAAGATGACGAAGCCGGCGGACCGGCTGGCGTTCGTCCGCGGGGAGTTCCGCACCCAGGGGCGGTCGGCCACGCCCGAGGCGTGCCAGGCGCTGGTCGACGCGATCGGCAGCGATCTGCGGGAGCTGGCGTCCGCGGTCTCGCAGCTCGTCGCGGACGTGGAGGGGACGATCGACGAGGCCGTCGTCGGCCGGTACTACACGGGGCGGGCCGAGGCGTCGAGCTTCACGGTCGCGGACCGGGCGGTCGAGGGGCGGGCGGCGGAGGCCCTGGAGGCGCTGCGGTGGTCGCTGGCGACGGGGGTGGCGCCGGTGCTGATCACCAGCGCGCTGGCGCAGGGGGTGCGGGGCATCGGGAAGCTGCTCGGGGCGCGGGGCGGACGGCCGGCGGATCTGGCGCGGGAGCTGGGGATGCCGCCGTGGAAGATCGACCGGGTGCGGCAGCAGATGCGGGGGTGGACGCCGGACGGGGTGGCGGTGGCGATGCGGGCGGTGGCGGAGGCGGATGCGGGAGTCAAGGGCGGGGGAGAGGACGTGGGCTACGCCCTGGAGAAGGCGGTGGTGGCGATTGCCCGTGCGGCTCGCTCCCGTGGTGGTCGGGGCTGA
- a CDS encoding YceI family protein produces MRVRRLGNRSNRQRTGPLASVRTPPDAGVISCRVLDPVNQPVPQAEFTVADAMGRVVVSGGTDPYGQILATVPAGEYRLAVSAEGYAPFRANAVVAADSLASLGDVILQVSRPPELPATGDWAIEPAHSSIGFTARHIGLARIHGRFNSFAGAVRIADPAEQSALHVVIDAGSIDTNVKMRDDHLRSADFLDVARFPTLEFYSDRFVHRGGARWAVPGALSLHGVTRTVTLDVEYLGLGNGMEGEVRAACRATTELHRDDFTVSWQTMLARGIAVVGPSIQVELDIQIVRQG; encoded by the coding sequence ATGAGGGTCCGCCGGCTGGGCAACCGATCGAACCGACAGCGGACCGGCCCGCTCGCCTCGGTACGGACGCCGCCCGATGCCGGGGTGATCAGTTGCCGTGTGCTCGATCCCGTCAACCAGCCGGTGCCGCAGGCGGAGTTCACGGTCGCCGACGCCATGGGGCGGGTGGTGGTGAGCGGGGGCACGGACCCCTACGGGCAGATCCTGGCGACGGTGCCGGCCGGGGAGTACCGGCTGGCCGTGTCCGCCGAGGGGTACGCACCCTTCCGGGCGAACGCCGTCGTCGCGGCGGACTCGCTGGCCTCGCTGGGCGACGTCATCCTCCAGGTGTCCCGGCCGCCCGAGTTGCCGGCGACGGGCGACTGGGCGATCGAACCGGCGCACTCCTCCATCGGGTTCACCGCACGGCACATCGGACTGGCCCGGATCCACGGGCGGTTCAACTCCTTCGCCGGTGCCGTGCGCATCGCCGACCCGGCGGAGCAGTCCGCGCTGCACGTGGTGATCGACGCCGGGTCCATCGACACCAATGTGAAGATGCGCGACGACCATCTGCGGTCCGCCGACTTCCTGGACGTGGCGCGGTTCCCGACGCTGGAGTTCTACAGCGACCGGTTCGTCCACCGGGGCGGGGCGCGGTGGGCGGTGCCCGGGGCCCTCTCGCTGCACGGCGTGACGCGGACGGTGACGCTCGACGTCGAGTACCTCGGACTCGGCAACGGCATGGAGGGCGAGGTGCGGGCGGCCTGCCGGGCCACCACCGAGCTGCACCGTGACGACTTCACGGTGAGCTGGCAGACGATGCTGGCGCGGGGCATCGCGGTGGTCGGGCCCAGCATCCAGGTCGAGCTGGACATACAGATCGTGCGGCAGGGCTGA
- a CDS encoding AMP-dependent synthetase/ligase: protein MSDTQTMIENRPPSVAALFLERVAATPDAEAYRYPVPSPSGDGPDDWRTLTWAQAAERVYAIAAGLIQLGVRPEERVALASSTRVEWILADLGIMCAGAATTTVYPQTNAEESAFILSDSESRVLIAENAEQLAKARDKRAELPELAHVVVVDPAGVERTAEEGDWVLTLDELESRGAAHLEKHPELIKERVGAITKDQLATLIYTSGTTGRPKGVRLPHDNWSYMAKATAATGLISGDDVQYLWLPLAHVFGKVLTSGQIEVGHVTAVDGRVDKIIENLPVVQPTYMAAVPRIFEKVYNGVAAKAREGGAAKYKIFQWAAGVAREYARASQDNFRRTGTASAPFGLTGKHKVADRLVFAKIREAFGGRLRACVSGSAALAPEIGYFFAGAGIHILEGYGLTESSAASFVNPGEAYRTGTVGKPLPGTEVRIADDGEVLLRGPGIMEGYHGLPEKTAEVLEADGWFHTGDIGELSPDGYLRITDRKKDLIKTSGGKYVAPAEVEGQFKAVCPYVSNILVHGADRNFCTALIALDEEAILGWAKENGLAGKSYAEVVAAPATVALVELYVSELNQGLQRWQTIKKFRLLPRDLDIEHGEMTPSLKLKRPVVEREFGHLIDEMYAGTREA, encoded by the coding sequence GTGAGCGACACACAGACCATGATCGAGAACCGTCCGCCGTCCGTGGCGGCCCTCTTCCTGGAGCGCGTGGCGGCCACACCGGACGCCGAGGCCTACCGCTATCCCGTGCCGTCCCCGTCCGGAGACGGGCCCGACGACTGGCGGACGCTGACCTGGGCACAGGCCGCCGAACGGGTGTACGCCATCGCGGCGGGCCTCATCCAGCTCGGCGTACGGCCCGAGGAGCGGGTCGCGCTCGCCTCCTCCACCCGCGTCGAGTGGATCCTCGCCGACCTCGGCATCATGTGCGCCGGCGCGGCGACGACCACCGTCTACCCGCAGACCAACGCCGAGGAGTCGGCGTTCATCCTCTCCGACTCCGAGAGCCGGGTGCTGATCGCGGAGAACGCCGAGCAGCTCGCCAAGGCCCGCGACAAGCGCGCCGAACTGCCCGAGCTGGCCCATGTGGTCGTCGTCGACCCGGCCGGGGTCGAGCGGACCGCCGAGGAGGGCGACTGGGTCCTCACCCTGGACGAGCTGGAGAGCCGGGGCGCCGCCCACCTGGAGAAACACCCCGAGCTGATCAAGGAACGCGTCGGCGCGATCACCAAGGACCAGCTCGCCACCCTCATCTACACCTCCGGCACCACCGGCCGCCCCAAGGGCGTGCGGCTGCCGCACGACAACTGGTCCTACATGGCCAAGGCCACCGCCGCGACGGGCCTGATCAGCGGCGACGACGTGCAGTACCTCTGGCTGCCGCTCGCCCACGTGTTCGGCAAGGTGCTCACCTCCGGGCAGATCGAGGTGGGGCACGTCACCGCCGTCGACGGCCGCGTCGACAAGATCATCGAGAATCTGCCGGTCGTGCAGCCGACGTACATGGCCGCCGTGCCGCGCATCTTCGAGAAGGTCTACAACGGCGTCGCCGCCAAGGCCCGGGAGGGCGGCGCGGCCAAGTACAAGATCTTCCAGTGGGCGGCCGGGGTCGCCCGCGAGTACGCCAGGGCGAGCCAGGACAACTTCCGGCGCACCGGAACGGCGTCGGCCCCGTTCGGGCTCACCGGCAAGCACAAGGTCGCCGACCGCCTCGTCTTCGCCAAGATCCGCGAGGCCTTCGGCGGCCGGCTGCGCGCCTGCGTCTCCGGCTCCGCCGCGCTCGCCCCCGAGATCGGCTACTTCTTCGCCGGCGCCGGCATCCACATCCTGGAGGGGTACGGGCTCACCGAGTCCTCGGCGGCGTCGTTCGTCAACCCCGGCGAGGCGTACCGCACCGGCACGGTCGGCAAGCCGCTGCCCGGCACCGAGGTGCGGATCGCCGACGACGGCGAGGTTCTGCTGCGCGGCCCCGGCATCATGGAGGGCTACCACGGGCTGCCCGAGAAGACCGCCGAGGTGCTGGAGGCGGACGGCTGGTTCCACACCGGCGACATCGGCGAGCTCTCGCCCGACGGCTACCTGCGCATCACCGACCGCAAGAAGGACCTGATCAAGACCTCCGGCGGCAAGTACGTGGCGCCGGCCGAGGTCGAGGGCCAGTTCAAGGCGGTCTGCCCCTACGTCTCCAACATCCTGGTGCACGGCGCCGACCGGAACTTCTGCACCGCGCTCATCGCCCTCGACGAGGAGGCGATCCTCGGCTGGGCGAAGGAGAACGGCCTGGCGGGCAAGTCGTACGCCGAGGTCGTCGCGGCCCCGGCGACGGTCGCCCTCGTCGAGCTGTACGTCTCCGAGCTCAACCAGGGGCTGCAACGCTGGCAGACCATCAAGAAGTTCCGCCTGCTCCCGCGCGACCTCGACATCGAGCACGGCGAGATGACCCCGAGCCTGAAGCTGAAGCGGCCCGTGGTGGAACGGGAGTTCGGACACCTGATCGACGAGATGTACGCAGGCACGCGCGAGGCGTAG
- a CDS encoding ComEC/Rec2 family competence protein, whose protein sequence is MPPALGAWAAAAWALTAPPGWVTGVAVGCVLVAAGLLLSRRTAWPAVPVAAVLLCVAAAATSAGLHGADLRRGPVPGLARHYATVTAEVELTSDPRLVRPKVVGDHAAPTAVLLHADVRRLTRPDGTTAAVRTPVLLLVDARGHRITAEGTGTAGTGTAAEAGAGTAGAGAAGTGTGAAGPGPGASGDRRSPWLELLPSTRLRVVARLAPALSGGDRVAAVLRVRGKGPPETVAAPSAPQRWAGRLRAGLREATAGLGSDARALLPGLVVGDTARVTPELDDAFKATDLTHLLAVSGGNFTLLLALFLGPPGLAQRAERRGLAPRLGIPLRGTALLGGVLTLGFVVVCRPDASVLRAAACGAVALLALATGRRRSLLPALAAVVLLLVLYDPWLARGYGFLLSVLATGALLTVAPRWSAALRRRGVPPRPAEALAAAAAAQALCAPVVAVLSARVSLVAVPCNLLAEFAVAPATVLGFAALATAPVAMPLAKGLAWCAGWPVGWIADIARTGASLPGAGVDWPGSWTGALLLAVVTAGVVAVGRRILRRPWLAAATALLLALVVVRPPPLTRVITGWPPPGWRYAMCDVGQGDATVLAAGEGTGIVVDAGPDPVLVDRCLSALGITRVPLLVLTHFHADHVAGLPGVLRGRAVGAIETTGFAEPAEQALWVRAQAAARHIPLTRAAAGERRRTGSLTWQVLWPPSDPVPEPDGPNDASVTLLVRSAGLRLLLLGDLEPPAQQAMLASPAAQELTGVDVLKVAHHGSAHQDADLIRRVAPRLALISCGRDNPYGHPAPSTVAALRAEGATVLRTDEDGAVAVTGGGDRLAVARD, encoded by the coding sequence GTGCCGCCGGCGCTGGGCGCGTGGGCGGCGGCGGCCTGGGCGCTGACCGCGCCGCCGGGGTGGGTCACCGGCGTGGCCGTCGGCTGCGTGTTGGTCGCCGCCGGGTTGCTGCTGTCACGGCGGACCGCCTGGCCCGCGGTGCCCGTCGCCGCCGTACTGCTGTGCGTCGCCGCGGCCGCCACCTCCGCCGGGCTGCACGGCGCGGACCTGCGGCGCGGACCGGTTCCCGGCCTCGCCCGGCACTACGCCACGGTGACCGCGGAGGTCGAACTGACCTCCGACCCACGGCTCGTCCGCCCGAAGGTCGTCGGCGACCACGCGGCGCCGACCGCGGTGCTGCTGCACGCGGACGTACGACGGCTGACGAGACCGGACGGCACGACGGCGGCGGTCCGTACGCCGGTACTGCTCCTGGTCGACGCCCGCGGCCACCGGATCACGGCCGAGGGAACCGGGACGGCCGGAACCGGAACGGCGGCGGAGGCGGGAGCCGGCACCGCCGGGGCCGGGGCGGCCGGGACCGGAACCGGAGCAGCCGGGCCGGGACCCGGCGCGAGCGGTGACCGGCGGTCGCCCTGGCTGGAGTTGCTGCCGTCGACCCGGCTGAGGGTGGTCGCACGGCTCGCGCCGGCGCTGTCCGGCGGGGACCGGGTGGCGGCCGTGCTACGGGTACGGGGGAAGGGGCCGCCCGAAACGGTGGCGGCGCCCTCGGCACCGCAGCGCTGGGCGGGGCGGCTGCGGGCCGGGCTCCGGGAGGCGACCGCCGGCCTCGGCTCGGACGCGCGGGCGCTGCTGCCGGGACTGGTCGTGGGGGACACCGCACGGGTCACCCCGGAACTGGACGACGCGTTCAAGGCGACCGACCTCACGCATCTACTGGCGGTCAGCGGGGGCAACTTCACGCTGCTGCTGGCCCTGTTCCTGGGCCCGCCGGGGCTCGCCCAGCGCGCGGAGCGCCGCGGACTCGCCCCCCGGCTCGGCATCCCGCTGCGCGGGACCGCGCTGCTCGGCGGCGTGCTCACGCTGGGCTTCGTCGTGGTGTGCCGGCCGGACGCGAGCGTGCTGCGGGCGGCGGCCTGCGGCGCGGTCGCGCTGCTCGCCCTCGCCACCGGGCGCCGCAGATCGCTGCTCCCGGCACTGGCGGCGGTGGTACTGCTGCTGGTGCTGTACGACCCGTGGCTGGCCCGTGGGTACGGCTTCCTGCTCTCCGTGCTGGCGACCGGCGCGCTGCTGACCGTGGCACCCCGGTGGAGTGCCGCGCTGCGGCGACGAGGGGTTCCGCCGCGTCCGGCCGAGGCGCTGGCGGCGGCAGCAGCCGCGCAGGCGCTGTGTGCCCCGGTGGTCGCGGTGCTGTCCGCCCGGGTGAGCCTGGTGGCGGTGCCGTGCAATCTGCTCGCGGAGTTCGCGGTCGCCCCGGCCACCGTACTGGGCTTCGCGGCCCTGGCGACGGCGCCGGTGGCGATGCCCCTCGCCAAGGGGCTCGCGTGGTGCGCGGGGTGGCCCGTCGGCTGGATCGCGGACATCGCCCGCACCGGGGCGTCACTGCCGGGCGCGGGGGTGGACTGGCCGGGCAGCTGGACCGGGGCCTTGCTGCTGGCGGTGGTCACGGCGGGTGTCGTGGCCGTCGGGCGGCGGATCCTGCGGCGGCCCTGGCTCGCGGCCGCGACCGCGCTGCTCCTGGCCCTGGTGGTGGTCAGGCCACCGCCGCTGACCAGGGTGATCACGGGGTGGCCGCCGCCGGGGTGGCGGTACGCGATGTGCGACGTGGGCCAGGGCGACGCGACCGTCCTGGCGGCGGGCGAGGGCACCGGCATCGTGGTGGACGCCGGCCCCGACCCGGTGCTGGTGGACCGGTGCCTGAGCGCGCTCGGCATCACCCGCGTCCCGCTGCTGGTGCTCACCCACTTCCACGCCGACCACGTGGCCGGGCTCCCCGGTGTGCTGCGGGGCCGTGCGGTGGGGGCGATCGAGACGACCGGGTTCGCCGAGCCCGCCGAACAGGCGCTGTGGGTACGGGCCCAGGCGGCCGCCCGGCACATCCCGCTGACCCGCGCCGCGGCGGGGGAGCGGCGGCGGACCGGGTCGCTCACCTGGCAGGTGCTCTGGCCGCCGTCGGACCCCGTGCCGGAGCCGGACGGACCCAACGACGCCAGCGTCACCCTGCTGGTGAGGTCGGCCGGGTTGCGCCTGCTGCTCCTCGGCGACCTCGAACCCCCTGCCCAGCAGGCCATGTTGGCCTCCCCCGCCGCCCAAGAGCTGACCGGAGTGGACGTCCTGAAGGTGGCACACCACGGCAGCGCCCACCAGGACGCGGACCTGATACGCAGGGTGGCCCCACGCCTCGCTCTCATCTCCTGCGGCCGGGACAACCCCTATGGCCACCCGGCCCCGAGCACGGTCGCGGCGCTGCGGGCGGAGGGTGCGACGGTGCTGCGCACGGACGAGGACGGTGCGGTCGCGGTCACCGGCGGGGGCGACCGGCTGGCGGTGGCGCGTGACTGA